A section of the Methanosarcina mazei S-6 genome encodes:
- a CDS encoding DUF21 domain-containing protein, protein MNEIITWILIVICLTQSAVFSGLTIGIFGLGRLRLEIEAEANNKNAIKILQVRRDSNFLLTTLLWGNVGVNVLIAQLTDSVMAGTFAFLFSTFGITCFGEIMPQAYFSRNALDIGAKLTPLVRFYQMLLYPVAKPTALVLDWWLGREKLELFREQAMRIMLEKHIESGKTDIGTFEGIGALNFLSIDDVSISDEGSIIDSRSIISLPVENNRPVFPPFNREPSDPFLQKIEASGKKWVIITSPENEPVMVLDADGFLRDAVYKKGPFLPLIYCHFPVVVKSPETRLEKVIRQFKVYPQYPEDDVIDQDLILYWGEEKRIITGSDILGRLLRGIVVECELGSGCEIPVPPSQPGFVRRTAFRRGKKKEIENLKRK, encoded by the coding sequence ATGAATGAAATCATTACCTGGATACTGATTGTAATTTGCCTGACACAGTCTGCTGTTTTTTCAGGGCTAACAATCGGTATTTTCGGCCTCGGAAGGCTGAGGCTTGAAATTGAAGCCGAAGCGAATAATAAAAACGCAATTAAAATCCTGCAGGTCCGGAGGGACTCAAATTTTCTGCTTACCACCCTGCTATGGGGAAACGTGGGCGTAAACGTGCTTATTGCCCAGCTTACTGATTCCGTAATGGCAGGGACTTTTGCATTTCTATTTTCGACCTTTGGCATTACCTGTTTCGGAGAGATCATGCCCCAGGCTTATTTTTCAAGGAATGCTCTTGACATTGGGGCAAAGCTTACCCCTCTTGTCCGCTTTTACCAGATGCTTCTCTATCCTGTGGCAAAGCCGACAGCGCTTGTCCTTGACTGGTGGCTGGGAAGGGAAAAACTCGAATTGTTCAGGGAACAGGCAATGCGAATTATGCTCGAAAAACATATCGAGTCAGGAAAGACAGATATAGGGACTTTTGAAGGGATAGGAGCCCTGAACTTCCTTTCCATAGACGATGTCAGCATTTCTGACGAGGGCTCCATAATAGACTCGAGGAGCATCATTTCTCTTCCTGTGGAAAATAACCGCCCTGTATTTCCCCCTTTTAACAGGGAACCTTCTGACCCTTTTCTCCAGAAAATCGAAGCATCCGGAAAAAAATGGGTAATAATTACCAGCCCGGAAAATGAACCTGTGATGGTACTCGACGCTGACGGCTTTCTGAGGGATGCGGTTTACAAAAAAGGGCCTTTTCTTCCGCTCATTTACTGCCATTTCCCTGTAGTGGTAAAATCTCCTGAAACCAGGCTTGAAAAAGTGATCCGGCAGTTCAAAGTGTATCCGCAATACCCTGAAGACGATGTAATCGACCAGGACCTGATTCTATACTGGGGAGAAGAAAAACGCATAATAACAGGATCGGACATTCTGGGGCGTCTTCTCCGCGGAATTGTAGTAGAATGCGAACTGGGATCAGGATGTGAAATACCTGTACCTCCCTCACAGCCCGGGTTTGTCAGAAGGACAGCTTTCAGGAGAGGAAAGAAAAAAGAGATTGAAAACCTGAAGAGAAAATAA
- a CDS encoding glutaredoxin family protein — translation MNLFGQKDRGNHVSGVDRGKVIMYGLSTCVWCKKTKKLLTDLGVDFDYVYVDRLEGKEEEEAVEEVRRFNPSVSFPTTIINDEKAIVGFKEKEIRESLGF, via the coding sequence GTGAATCTATTTGGCCAGAAAGACAGAGGAAACCATGTTTCAGGAGTTGACAGGGGCAAAGTCATAATGTACGGGCTCAGTACCTGCGTATGGTGTAAAAAAACAAAGAAATTGCTCACAGACCTTGGAGTGGATTTCGATTATGTTTACGTGGACAGGCTCGAAGGAAAGGAAGAAGAGGAGGCTGTTGAGGAAGTAAGGCGCTTCAACCCTTCAGTTTCTTTCCCGACTACTATCATAAACGATGAAAAGGCAATTGTGGGCTTTAAGGAAAAAGAAATCCGGGAAAGCCTGGGCTTCTGA
- a CDS encoding serine O-acetyltransferase has protein sequence MYGEGDFYTIKSKRDYEFYLEADRLALGKNCKKPRLIGDDIWKFQRLLRQAEYYSNCQNSLLHKLYLKYILFRFHRMSIRLGFSIPINVFGPGLCIAHRGTIVVNKGARVGENCRIHACTNIGSGRDNIFLAPKIGNGVYIGPGAKIFGSVEIADNIAIGANSVVNRSFYERGISIAGVPAKKISNKGSDGMVIAATKTVSVPVSQETIERAGVAE, from the coding sequence TTGTATGGTGAGGGGGATTTCTATACGATTAAGTCAAAGAGAGATTACGAGTTCTATCTCGAAGCAGACCGATTAGCCCTGGGAAAAAACTGTAAAAAACCCAGACTGATCGGTGATGATATCTGGAAGTTTCAGAGATTATTAAGGCAGGCTGAGTATTACAGCAACTGCCAGAATTCATTACTTCATAAACTGTATTTGAAATATATACTTTTCAGGTTTCACAGGATGAGCATTCGCCTCGGATTCAGCATTCCGATAAATGTTTTCGGACCCGGGTTATGCATAGCCCACAGAGGGACAATTGTTGTAAACAAAGGTGCCAGGGTTGGAGAAAACTGCAGAATACATGCCTGTACCAATATAGGGTCCGGAAGGGACAATATTTTTCTGGCGCCTAAAATCGGAAATGGCGTGTATATAGGGCCGGGTGCCAAAATCTTTGGAAGTGTTGAGATTGCTGATAATATTGCAATCGGGGCAAATTCCGTGGTAAACAGGTCCTTCTATGAGAGGGGAATTTCAATTGCAGGAGTCCCTGCAAAGAAAATAAGCAATAAGGGATCTGATGGAATGGTAATTGCCGCTACAAAAACCGTTTCAGTCCCTGTTTCACAGGAAACTATTGAGCGCGCCGGTGTAGCTGAGTAA
- a CDS encoding nitroreductase family protein — METMEAILTRRSIRKYLPDPVGRDKIEIILKAGMSAPSAGDEQPWHFIIIDRHDLLEKISEIHPYAKMLKNAPAALLVCADPEAPRFKDFWVQDCSAACENMLLAAHDQGLGAVWIGIYPAEKLVTGIRELLNIPENMIPFSAIAIGYPAEEKSGRSRYEVSRVHDNSW; from the coding sequence ATGGAAACAATGGAAGCGATTCTAACCAGAAGAAGTATACGGAAGTATCTGCCGGACCCGGTAGGTAGGGATAAGATTGAGATTATTCTTAAAGCAGGAATGAGTGCGCCATCAGCAGGGGATGAACAGCCCTGGCATTTCATTATTATTGACAGGCACGACCTGCTAGAAAAGATTTCGGAAATACATCCTTATGCAAAGATGTTAAAGAACGCTCCTGCTGCTTTGCTCGTCTGCGCAGACCCTGAAGCTCCCCGGTTCAAAGATTTCTGGGTTCAGGACTGCTCGGCGGCATGTGAAAATATGCTGCTGGCTGCCCATGACCAGGGGCTTGGAGCTGTCTGGATAGGAATTTACCCGGCTGAAAAACTTGTCACCGGGATTCGGGAGCTTCTTAACATTCCTGAGAACATGATTCCGTTTTCTGCAATTGCAATAGGCTATCCTGCAGAAGAAAAGTCCGGAAGATCAAGGTACGAAGTCTCAAGAGTTCATGACAATTCCTGGTAA
- a CDS encoding MFS transporter, with protein sequence MVKEMKKTGAPDEVPEICRTNDTPDRAAEKRVVLLIAILSGFITPFDGSAVNIALPTIGKEFHMDAIALSWVATAYLLSSAVCLVPFGKIADIYGRKKVFLYGIAIFSLASLLMTMVPSTEMLIRVRVLQGIGSAMIFGTGVAILTSVFPPRERGKVLGIYVTAVYLGLSLGPFLGGIMTHYLGWRSIFFVNVPLGFITVLLILWKLKGDWLECKGEKFDLAGSIIYGAAVVATMYGFSILPDIEGAALIAAGFIGIIIFALYEIRVPFPVLDISLLTKNRVFALSNLSALINYSATYAVTFLLSLDLQYTKGFTSQHAGLILVAQPVIQAMISPVAGRLSDRIEPRIVASAGMALTSFGLFLLIFLQETTPIWYLVICLVVLGTGFGFFSSPNTNAIMSAVDKRFYGVASGMNGTMRLLGQMLSMGIAMMIFAVVIGPVQITPEYYPRFVSSLHYAFILFTIFCIIGVFASLVRGKTTPDQHNLPEGSKKL encoded by the coding sequence ATGGTAAAAGAAATGAAAAAAACCGGAGCACCTGATGAAGTTCCGGAAATATGCCGCACTAACGATACTCCTGACAGAGCTGCAGAAAAACGTGTCGTACTCCTTATTGCGATACTTTCGGGATTCATTACTCCTTTTGATGGTTCGGCAGTGAATATCGCCCTGCCCACGATCGGGAAAGAGTTCCATATGGACGCAATTGCTCTTTCCTGGGTTGCGACCGCTTATCTCCTGTCCTCGGCAGTGTGTCTTGTGCCATTCGGAAAAATTGCGGATATTTACGGGAGAAAAAAGGTTTTTCTATACGGAATTGCTATCTTCAGCCTTGCGTCCCTCCTGATGACCATGGTCCCTTCAACAGAAATGCTTATCAGGGTGCGGGTTTTGCAGGGAATAGGCAGTGCCATGATATTCGGGACCGGGGTTGCTATTCTTACTTCTGTTTTTCCGCCCAGGGAGCGCGGGAAAGTTCTCGGGATATATGTAACTGCAGTCTATCTCGGGCTTTCTCTTGGCCCTTTCCTCGGCGGCATTATGACGCATTATCTCGGCTGGAGGAGCATCTTTTTTGTAAATGTCCCTCTAGGCTTTATTACCGTTCTTCTAATTCTCTGGAAGCTGAAAGGCGATTGGCTTGAGTGTAAAGGGGAGAAATTTGACCTGGCGGGCTCCATTATATACGGTGCGGCGGTCGTTGCCACAATGTACGGTTTTTCAATTCTTCCCGACATTGAAGGGGCTGCCCTTATAGCAGCAGGATTTATCGGAATTATTATTTTTGCACTTTACGAGATAAGAGTGCCTTTTCCTGTTCTTGACATCAGTCTCCTGACAAAAAACAGGGTTTTTGCCCTCTCGAACCTGTCCGCACTTATAAACTACAGTGCAACCTATGCAGTGACCTTTCTTCTGAGCCTCGACCTCCAGTACACAAAAGGCTTTACTTCACAGCATGCAGGACTTATCCTTGTAGCACAGCCTGTCATCCAGGCGATGATTTCTCCAGTTGCCGGAAGGCTCTCAGACAGGATTGAACCGCGCATTGTTGCATCTGCAGGGATGGCGCTCACTTCTTTCGGGCTCTTCCTCCTGATCTTTCTTCAGGAAACTACCCCTATATGGTATCTGGTTATCTGCCTGGTGGTGCTCGGAACGGGTTTCGGGTTCTTTTCGTCCCCAAATACCAATGCAATCATGAGTGCGGTCGACAAGAGATTCTACGGCGTTGCGTCAGGGATGAACGGAACTATGAGGCTTCTTGGGCAGATGCTCTCCATGGGTATTGCGATGATGATTTTTGCGGTTGTTATCGGCCCGGTGCAGATCACGCCCGAGTATTATCCCAGATTCGTTTCGAGCCTTCACTATGCATTTATACTGTTTACTATATTCTGTATTATTGGAGTATTTGCATCTCTGGTGAGAGGAAAAACAACTCCGGACCAGCATAATTTGCCGGAAGGAAGTAAAAAATTGTAA
- a CDS encoding SagB/ThcOx family dehydrogenase, whose translation MNAELEAVLSYHQTSKHGFKAYASGPRFLDMEIKPDPFLSYRGAPVLKLDTWDEKNINTELLPGYEQVFCPEKLEPSGISRRSISQLFFDSFALSVWKKAGSARWPLRINPSSGNLHPTEVYLISGPVPGLLKKPSVCHYSPLPHALELRAEFSGETWKKLSSGFPEGTFFIGLTSIYWRVAWKYGVRAFRYANHDLGHAIAALSFAASGLGWKACLLADMASEDIAKVLGISGRQGPEKEDPACLLAVYPAGKECISGKVSSSAIPDFEKLYWAGVPDRLSPAHVEWAGIEKASSVTRKGNTNHFGEKQAEPKPEIQTSGLSGEVPDHGTHSDLEAAPLRRVIHMRRSAIEMNNSAYMEKEDFYGMLRRTLPDKNPVLNTLPFGPFSHLLLFVNRVKELFPGLYIFLRKSGEKEMLKSRFRPDFLWEKPESCPHELELYMLVEENLYDFAAQLSCSQRKAADACFTACMLSEFEGPLKKFGSWVYPYLFWECGILGQLLYLEAEARGFRGCGIGCFFDDPLHETLGLKGLEYQDLYHFAVGSPLQEIGVVTFPAYGK comes from the coding sequence ATGAACGCAGAACTTGAAGCCGTACTGTCCTATCATCAGACCAGCAAGCATGGCTTTAAAGCCTATGCTTCAGGCCCTCGATTTCTTGATATGGAGATCAAGCCAGACCCTTTTCTCAGCTACAGAGGAGCTCCGGTTCTTAAGCTGGATACCTGGGATGAGAAAAACATCAATACCGAACTTCTTCCGGGCTATGAACAGGTATTCTGTCCTGAGAAACTGGAACCTTCAGGGATCAGCCGCAGAAGCATTTCTCAGCTTTTTTTTGACAGCTTTGCCCTGTCGGTGTGGAAGAAGGCAGGAAGCGCCAGGTGGCCTCTCCGCATCAACCCCTCAAGCGGAAACCTTCACCCAACAGAGGTTTACCTTATTTCCGGTCCTGTTCCGGGACTTCTGAAAAAACCTTCTGTCTGCCACTATTCTCCTCTGCCGCATGCACTCGAATTAAGAGCTGAATTTTCCGGAGAAACGTGGAAAAAATTAAGTTCCGGCTTTCCGGAAGGCACATTTTTTATTGGGCTTACTTCGATTTACTGGCGGGTCGCCTGGAAATATGGAGTCCGGGCTTTCAGGTATGCAAACCACGACCTCGGACATGCTATTGCTGCTCTAAGCTTTGCTGCATCAGGACTGGGCTGGAAGGCATGCCTGCTTGCGGATATGGCTTCCGAGGATATCGCAAAAGTTCTGGGCATTTCAGGAAGGCAGGGGCCTGAAAAAGAAGACCCAGCCTGTCTTCTTGCAGTTTATCCTGCAGGAAAGGAATGTATCTCCGGCAAAGTTTCCTCATCTGCGATTCCGGATTTTGAAAAGCTTTACTGGGCTGGCGTTCCTGACCGACTGAGCCCTGCACATGTGGAATGGGCTGGCATTGAAAAGGCTTCGTCAGTTACAAGAAAAGGAAATACCAATCATTTCGGTGAAAAACAGGCGGAACCGAAGCCTGAAATTCAGACTTCGGGTTTATCCGGGGAAGTCCCGGATCACGGAACTCATTCGGACCTGGAGGCGGCTCCTCTGCGTAGAGTGATTCACATGCGGAGAAGTGCTATTGAAATGAATAACAGTGCTTACATGGAAAAAGAGGATTTCTATGGCATGTTGAGGAGAACACTTCCCGATAAAAATCCTGTTCTCAATACCCTTCCTTTCGGGCCATTTTCACATCTTCTCCTCTTTGTAAACCGGGTAAAAGAGCTTTTCCCCGGACTTTATATTTTCCTTCGAAAATCAGGTGAAAAAGAGATGCTTAAATCCAGGTTCAGGCCGGATTTCCTCTGGGAGAAGCCTGAGAGCTGCCCTCACGAACTTGAGCTTTACATGCTTGTAGAAGAAAACCTTTATGACTTTGCTGCCCAGCTTTCATGTTCTCAGAGAAAAGCTGCAGATGCCTGTTTTACTGCCTGCATGCTTTCCGAATTCGAAGGGCCTCTGAAAAAGTTTGGCTCCTGGGTCTACCCTTACCTTTTCTGGGAATGCGGAATCCTGGGGCAGCTCCTTTATCTTGAAGCAGAAGCCCGTGGTTTCAGGGGTTGCGGGATAGGGTGTTTTTTTGACGACCCACTGCATGAAACCCTTGGTCTTAAAGGACTTGAGTACCAGGACCTCTATCATTTTGCAGTAGGATCACCACTTCAGGAGATTGGTGTTGTGACTTTCCCCGCATACGGAAAATAA
- a CDS encoding TIGR00297 family protein → MNRAIPLLENGCSYHGIPVMHVLYLLLILIAPFAGVDLLLVLSLGVFLLLRFSGKFLSCSRDAVCLSFSFSLMLLVSAVSKDLPYTFPFYIVLAAFAVAAVGNHSSFFSERGFTADFESEKSRRRQRRFSIIWSSIFLALRIIAAFVAASWIVYWQNLPVSYNFIFFIAVIGAVTGSLFESIPSKIDRNIPVPLGAGMMMWIFEEFRYWVPPEKMLVALVFSLFLGALAYRAKIADVSALLSAALLGVLIIVFSGLPWFLLLLTFFILGGGFTRYKYAYKESIGIAQAKNGIRSYENVFSNSTAALVLAVAYGVFPDQSLPIIYAYMGTVATATGDTLASEIGTTAKGKPIMITTLKPSEPGSDGAVSLLGELAAIFGSAIIGVLGYALGISSDLFLSVLITTAGGFFGTNIDSLLGATLQKRGLLSNSGVNFAATFAGAGVSAAIYLLVSGF, encoded by the coding sequence ATGAACAGAGCTATCCCCCTCCTTGAGAATGGGTGTTCCTATCATGGAATCCCTGTGATGCATGTGTTATATCTCCTGCTTATTCTAATAGCCCCTTTTGCAGGAGTAGACCTTCTTCTCGTTCTTTCTCTCGGAGTTTTCCTGTTGCTGAGATTTTCCGGAAAGTTTCTTTCCTGCAGCAGGGATGCGGTCTGCCTTTCTTTTTCCTTTTCCCTGATGCTGCTTGTTTCTGCAGTTTCTAAAGATCTTCCCTACACGTTTCCGTTTTATATAGTTCTTGCCGCCTTCGCAGTCGCAGCAGTGGGAAACCATAGCTCCTTTTTTTCAGAAAGAGGTTTCACAGCTGACTTTGAGTCTGAAAAAAGCAGGAGGAGGCAGAGAAGATTCTCAATAATATGGAGTTCTATTTTTCTCGCGCTGAGGATTATTGCAGCTTTTGTTGCAGCAAGCTGGATTGTTTACTGGCAAAATCTTCCGGTTTCGTACAACTTTATTTTTTTCATAGCTGTTATTGGAGCGGTTACGGGTTCTCTTTTTGAATCCATCCCTTCAAAGATAGATCGTAATATCCCTGTGCCTCTGGGAGCAGGGATGATGATGTGGATTTTCGAGGAATTCAGGTACTGGGTTCCTCCCGAGAAAATGCTGGTAGCCCTCGTTTTCTCCCTTTTCCTCGGTGCCCTGGCTTACAGGGCGAAAATTGCCGATGTTTCTGCCCTTCTCAGCGCAGCCCTGCTTGGGGTCCTGATTATAGTTTTCAGCGGGCTCCCCTGGTTTTTGCTCCTGCTCACTTTCTTCATTCTGGGCGGCGGGTTTACCAGGTACAAGTATGCATATAAAGAATCCATAGGGATTGCACAGGCTAAAAACGGGATCCGAAGCTATGAAAACGTGTTCTCTAACAGTACGGCTGCTCTTGTCCTGGCAGTAGCTTACGGCGTCTTTCCGGATCAGAGCCTTCCCATTATTTATGCTTATATGGGTACTGTTGCAACTGCCACGGGTGACACTCTTGCAAGTGAAATAGGGACCACGGCAAAAGGAAAGCCAATAATGATAACAACCCTCAAACCTTCAGAACCAGGCTCTGACGGGGCAGTTTCCCTCCTTGGTGAACTTGCTGCAATTTTTGGCTCTGCAATCATAGGTGTGCTCGGATACGCTCTTGGAATTTCCAGCGATCTTTTTCTTTCCGTCCTCATTACAACTGCGGGAGGTTTTTTCGGGACTAATATAGATAGTCTTCTCGGAGCAACTCTTCAGAAAAGAGGCCTGCTCTCAAACAGCGGGGTAAACTTTGCTGCAACCTTTGCAGGAGCGGGGGTTTCGGCAGCAATATATCTCCTGGTATCCGGATTTTGA
- a CDS encoding ferredoxin-thioredoxin reductase catalytic domain-containing protein, with product MKGEEDEQGVSEEQVDIVYKRLKDQVEKSGYHLNPDVEFTKDLVRGLLENERRYGYWCCPCRLSASNLEEDLDIVCPCYYRDPDLNDYGACYCALYVSDEVIRGEREVESIPERRPSKEQREAERAEGKKREEMMDSMEFSGKLSKPVWRCKVCGYLCAMDEAPGVCPICKARKERFERFM from the coding sequence TTGAAAGGAGAGGAAGATGAGCAGGGCGTATCCGAAGAACAGGTGGATATTGTCTATAAGCGGCTGAAAGATCAGGTCGAAAAATCGGGCTACCACCTTAACCCTGACGTGGAGTTCACAAAGGACCTGGTACGTGGTCTGCTGGAGAATGAAAGACGCTACGGCTACTGGTGCTGTCCGTGCAGGCTCTCTGCCAGTAACCTTGAAGAAGACCTGGATATTGTCTGTCCCTGCTACTACAGAGACCCGGACCTGAATGATTATGGAGCCTGCTACTGTGCGCTTTATGTTTCGGATGAGGTTATCCGGGGGGAAAGAGAGGTTGAATCGATTCCTGAAAGACGCCCTTCAAAGGAACAGAGAGAGGCTGAAAGGGCTGAAGGAAAGAAGAGAGAGGAGATGATGGATAGCATGGAATTTTCAGGGAAACTTTCAAAACCGGTGTGGAGATGTAAAGTCTGTGGATATCTCTGTGCCATGGACGAGGCTCCGGGAGTCTGTCCTATCTGTAAAGCCAGAAAAGAAAGGTTCGAGCGGTTCATGTAA
- a CDS encoding DJ-1/PfpI family protein yields the protein MTGPEYEGKKILLVIAQEQFRDEECFVPKQVFESAGAKVTVAAESENTAKGALGGTIKPDIRISEARIDDYDAIVISGGGGSRKYLWDNHYLRGLVKEADSRKKVISAICISPVVLARAGVLKGKESTVFNSPDTVTELEKYGAVYQDRDVVVSGRVVTGRDPKSAEAFGKAVLKALKKA from the coding sequence ATGACAGGACCCGAATATGAAGGTAAAAAAATTTTGCTTGTTATTGCCCAGGAACAGTTCAGAGATGAAGAGTGTTTTGTCCCAAAGCAGGTATTCGAATCTGCCGGAGCAAAGGTTACGGTTGCAGCCGAGTCTGAAAATACTGCAAAAGGAGCGCTTGGAGGCACGATCAAACCCGATATCAGGATTTCCGAAGCGAGAATTGATGATTATGATGCAATTGTCATTTCCGGAGGAGGCGGTTCAAGAAAATACCTCTGGGACAACCATTACCTGCGAGGACTTGTAAAGGAAGCCGACTCCAGGAAAAAGGTGATTTCTGCAATCTGCATCTCTCCTGTGGTTCTTGCAAGAGCCGGAGTGTTAAAAGGCAAAGAGAGCACTGTTTTTAACAGTCCGGATACCGTAACCGAGCTTGAGAAGTACGGTGCTGTCTATCAGGACAGGGATGTTGTAGTTTCGGGCAGGGTGGTGACAGGCAGGGACCCAAAGAGTGCGGAAGCATTCGGAAAAGCCGTTCTCAAAGCCCTGAAAAAAGCGTGA
- a CDS encoding hemolysin family protein, protein MPYLPEVIIILVLIALNGIFAMSEFALVSAKKIRLRQKAEKGDAGAETALKLSNEPTAFLSTVQIGITLVGIFAGAFGGATIAGELDTYLRDFPALARYSATLSITLVVLIITYLTLILGELVPKQLALNNAETIASRVAKPMFFLSLMARPLVLVLSYSTDAVLRLLRVRKIIGPPVTEEEIKIMIEEGTEAGVFERAEMSMIEGVFDIGDRRVESLMTHRSDIIALDLDDPVDENLKKMIASGRSNFPVYERDLDDVIGIVSVKDVLAKLVESGKVDIRASVTKPLFAPEAITILKLLESFKETGMHIALITDEYGSVQGIITLHDILEAIVGDVRSLGEPEEEQITVLENGSWLIDGDTPVNKLKYVLSVDSFPGEEQGYYLTIAGLIMYILQRIPKTGDHMEFNGLRYEVVDMDGIRIDKVMVTKVPEISKD, encoded by the coding sequence ATGCCCTATCTCCCTGAAGTTATCATTATCCTTGTTCTCATCGCGCTTAATGGCATTTTTGCCATGTCAGAATTTGCCCTAGTTTCAGCCAAGAAAATCCGCCTAAGGCAAAAAGCGGAAAAAGGAGATGCAGGGGCTGAGACTGCACTCAAACTCTCAAATGAACCCACCGCATTTCTCTCTACGGTACAGATAGGAATCACCCTTGTAGGCATCTTTGCAGGCGCATTCGGGGGAGCCACGATAGCAGGAGAACTTGATACTTACCTCCGGGACTTTCCGGCTCTTGCCCGATACAGTGCCACCCTCAGCATTACTCTTGTAGTGCTTATAATCACATATCTGACCTTAATCCTTGGTGAACTTGTTCCAAAGCAGCTTGCACTCAATAATGCGGAAACAATTGCTTCCCGTGTCGCAAAACCCATGTTTTTTCTTTCTCTCATGGCAAGGCCTCTTGTACTTGTTCTGAGCTATTCAACCGATGCTGTCCTCAGGCTGTTGAGAGTCAGGAAGATAATCGGGCCGCCAGTAACTGAAGAGGAAATCAAGATCATGATTGAGGAAGGGACCGAAGCAGGAGTGTTTGAAAGAGCTGAAATGAGCATGATAGAAGGTGTTTTTGACATCGGTGACCGCCGGGTTGAATCACTGATGACCCACCGCTCTGACATTATCGCTCTCGACCTGGACGACCCTGTTGATGAGAACCTGAAGAAAATGATTGCAAGCGGGAGGTCAAATTTTCCGGTATATGAACGGGACCTGGACGATGTCATAGGGATAGTTTCCGTAAAAGATGTCCTGGCAAAGCTCGTTGAAAGCGGTAAAGTTGATATCAGGGCCTCAGTCACCAAACCACTCTTTGCACCTGAAGCTATAACAATCCTGAAACTCCTCGAATCTTTCAAGGAAACAGGAATGCACATTGCCCTGATCACAGATGAATATGGAAGCGTCCAGGGCATTATTACCCTGCACGACATCCTTGAAGCTATAGTTGGAGACGTCCGTTCCCTTGGCGAGCCGGAAGAAGAGCAGATTACCGTCCTTGAAAACGGCTCCTGGCTTATTGACGGGGATACTCCTGTTAATAAATTAAAATATGTCTTATCGGTTGATTCATTTCCAGGAGAGGAGCAGGGTTATTACCTGACTATTGCCGGGCTGATCATGTACATCCTGCAAAGAATTCCCAAAACAGGAGACCATATGGAATTCAACGGGCTGAGATATGAGGTGGTCGATATGGACGGCATTAGAATAGACAAAGTGATGGTCACAAAGGTCCCGGAAATCTCCAAAGACTGA